Part of the Streptomyces sp. NBC_01460 genome, GACGGACGGGGCGGAGGGAACGGAAGTGCGGCTCGGACATGTGCGCCACTGTGCCACGCTCCTTCCGTGTGACGGGAGGCACATGGGGCAGGATGGGCGTCATGCTGCGCTCCCGAATCGCCGTCACCGGATCCACCGGCCTCATCGGAGCGGCGCTCGTGCGCTCGCTGCGTGCCGACGGGCACGAGGTGGTGCGCCTGGTGCGCCGCCCGGCCGCCACCGGCGACGAGGTGGAGTGGGACCCGAAGCGGCAGCACGTCGACGTGGCCGGCCTGGTCGGCTGCGACGCGGTCGTCCACCTGGCCGGCGCCGGGGTCGGGGACCACCGCTGGACCGAGGAGTACAAGCGGGAGATCCGCGACAGCCGGGTGCTGGGCACGGCGGCCGTCGCCGAGGCGGTGGCCTCCCTCGACGCCCCGCCGAAGGTGCTGCTGTCCGGGTCCGCCATCGGCTTCTACGGCGACACCGGGGACCACGCCGTGGACGAGGGCGCACCGCCCGGCGAGGGCTTCCTGCCGTCCGTCTGCGTGGAGTGGGAGGAGGCGACGGCCCCCGCCGAGGAGGCGGGGGTGCGCACGGTCCACGCCAGGACCGGTCTGGTCGTCTCCCGGCACGGCGGCGCCTGGGGGCGCCTCTTCCCTCTCTTCAAGGCGGGCCTCGGCGGACGGATGGGCAACGGCCGGCAGTACTGGAGCTTCATCGCGCTGCACGACCACATCGCCGCCCTGCGGCACATCCTGGACACGGAGACGCTTTCGGGTCCGGTGAACCTGACGGGCCCCTCCCCCGTCACCAACAGCGAGGTGACGGCCGCGATGGGGCGGGTGCTGCGGCGCCCCACCCTGTTCACCGCCCCGGCGCCGGCCCTGAAGGCCGCGCTCGGGGAGTTCTCCGGGGACGTCCTGGCCAGTCAGCGGGTGCTGCCCGGCCAACTTCTCGACTCCGGCTTCGCGTTCGCCTTCCCCGGGGTCGACGACGCCATCCGCGCCGCCCTGCGCTGATCGCGGCCCGCGGCCTGCCCCGGCTCCCCGCGCCGGGGCGCCGTGCGACCCCGTGCACCGGTGCCCGGGGTGCGCGCGACTGCGCCTCTCTCGGCCATACGCCTAGCCTCGACCCGAACTCGGGCATTCCGGGGGCCTGTTGGGGGCAATAGCCCCCCAGCAGTCGCACCGACTCGGGGAGGGGCACGTGATCGGGGCACACACAGCGGACCACGCGGATGTGGTCATCATCGGGGCCGGGATCGCCGGCCTTTCGGCGGCCCACCAGCTGATCAGCGCGGGAGTGGGCGTCAGCGTCCTGGAGGCCGCCACCCAGGTGGGCGGCCGGATGGCCACCCACGACATGGACGGTTTCCGGCTCGACCATCTGGGGCCGCTGCTCAGTTCCGCGTATCCGGAGCTGAGCACCACCCCGGGGCTCGAAGGGCTGGTCCTGCGGGACTTCGCCCCGGGCGTGCTCGTCCACAGCGAGGGGCGGCAGTACCGCGCCGGGGACGTACGGAGCGCGCGGGGCGCACTTCGCGCCGTACGCTCCCGGCCGAGCGCCCTTCGTGCGCCCCTGGGTGGGGCGATCGAACAGGCGAGGCTCGGGGCCTGGCTGGCCCGGCTCGCCACCACTCCCGAGTCCCGGATCCTGACCCGGCCCGACAGGACGGCGGCCGGGACGGTCTCGGCACGGGGCCTCTCGTCCCGCGTCGTCGGCGGATTCCTGCACCCGCTGCTCTCGGCGCTGCTCCACGACCCCGGGCTCACCACGTCGAGCCGCATCGCCGACCTCACGCTCCGGGACTACGCGCGCGGCCGGCTCTGCGTCCCCTCGGGCGGTTCCGCGACGCTGCCCGAGTTGCTGGCCGCCGCCCTGCCGCCGGGGACCGTACGGACGGGGGTCCATGTGACGGCCGCCGACATCACCTCCGTGCGCACCAAGGAGCACGGCGAGCTGGGCTGCCGGTCGCTCCTGCTGGCCACCGGGGCGGGGGCCGCGGCCGAGCTGCTTCCGGGTCTGCGGACACCCGCGTTCCACCCGGTGACGGTGCTGCACCACACCGCAGCCGAGGCACCGTCGACGGGCGCCCGTCTGCTGCTGGCCGCGGACCGTTCGGGGCCGGTGTCGCACACCGCCGTGATGAGCGAGGTCGATCCCTCCCGCGCCCCGCACGGCCGGGCCCTCATCACCTCCACGGTGCTCGGCCCACCGCCGCCGGACCTCGACCGCTCGGTGCGCGCGCATCTCGCCACGCTGTACGGCACCCCCACCGACGACTGGGAACTGCTGGCCTCGCACCACGATCCGGAGGCCGTGCCGGCCATGCCGCCGCCGCACGACCCGTCGCGCCCGGTCCGGGTGCTCGCGGGGCTGTACGTGTGCGGCGACCACCGCGACACCAGCACGGTCCAGGGCGCCCTGCGCTCCGGCAGGCGTGCCGCCTCGGCGATCCTCGCGGACCTGGGGGTGCGCCGGCCGAACCCGGACGGGGTGGGGCTGCCCGCCGCCGCGTAGGGGCGCCTGTGTACGGACCGGGCGGGACCCGCTCCGGCCCGGTCCCCGCGCAGGGACCCGGATCAGCCCAGTGCGGCGACCCGGTCGCGGTATCCGCGTACGGCGACGGCGTCCCGGTACGGCTCCAGGCGGCGCTCGAAGTCGCGTACGTACTCCGTCGCCCGGACGGACCGCATCTCGGCCGCCTGCTGGGCCGCCTCGGCGCCCAGCAGGCACGCCTGGTCCAGCTCGCCGAGCCCGAGCCGCGCGGAGGCGAGCACCACCCGGCAGAACAGCCTGCTCCGGGCGTACGCCGGTGCGCGCAGTTCGAGCGACCGCTCGGCGTGCTGGACGGCGACGCGGTACTGCTGCAGATCGCGGTGGCAGTGGCCGAACTCGTCGGCGAGCTGGGCCTCGTCGAAGTGGCGGGCCCAGTGCGGCCCGTCGTCGCCGGGCCGGGAGGCCGCCAGGGCGCGCTCCGCCCGCACGAGCGCGGCGACGCAGGCCCTGGTCTCGCCGAGGACGCCGTGCCCGCGTGCCTCCACCGAGTGCAGCAGGGCCATGACGACGGGCGGCGCGGCGGAGCCGACGCCCTGCTGGGCGACGCGGGCCAGCTGGACGGCCTCCCTGCCGTGCCCGAGGTAGACCGCCTGCCTGCTCATCGTGATCAGGACGTACGCGCCGTACGCCCGGTCCCCGGCCGCCTGGGCGAGCCGCAGCGCCTGGACGAAGTAGCGCTGGGCGAGGCCGTGCGCCGCGATGTCGTACGAGGTCCATCCCGCGAGCCGGGTCAGATCGGCCGCGGCGGAGAACAGCCGGCGGCCCATCGCCTCCCCGTACCTGCCCCGGAGCATGGGCTCGGCCTCGTGCTCCAGGTAGCGGACGAGGGCCTGCCGGGCGTGCCCGCCGCCGTAGGCGTGGTCGAGCGTGCGGAAGAGCTCGCCCACCGAGCGCAGCGCGGCGACGTCGCCGCTGCCGACCCGCTGTCCGGCGGCGCCGTCGGCCTGCCGCTGGCGCGGGACGCCCAGGGCCGGTGGCGCGGGCGGACGGGAGGGGCCGGGGCCACGGGTGCCGCCGGTCCCGGTCCGGATCCCGGGGCCGGCGGCCGGCTGGGCCGGGGCCGGTCCGCCGGGCGCGTGCGGGGTGCCGGAACCGTTGGCCCGGAGGAGCCCGTGCGGGCCGCGCCCCGTGTGGGCCTCCGCGGCCGTACGCGGAGCGGGCAGGCCGGCCGCTCCGCCCACGTGGTCCGGCGGATCACCGCGGCCGACCCGTTCGTCGGCCCGTCCGATCAGCCAGTCCCTGCTGGGGACGACCAGTCCCGCGGGGGTGAACGCGATCTTGCGCAGCTCCGCGTGGCTGCCCGAGTCCTTGCGCCACAGCCCGCTGACGATGTCGACGGCCTCGGCGGGCGTCGCCGCGAACTCCAGACCGGCGTAGACGGGCGCACACGCGTCCAGGCCGAGGTCCTGCGCGGAGAGCCGGCGCCCGAGCCGACGGGTGAAGACCTCGGCGATCAGCGCGGGGGTGGTGCCCCGGGGCTGCTGGCCGCGCAGCCAGCGGGTCACCGAGGTCTTGTCGTATCGCAGGTCGAGCCCGTGTTCGAGGCCGAGCTGGTCCACGCGGCGGGCCAGGCCCGCATGGGAGAACCCGGCCTCCGCGATGAGGGCAGCGAGCCGCCTGTTCGGGGTGCGCTGCGGAGGTCGTTCCGACATCAGCTGTAAGGTCTCCTGCCTTCGGCGCCGGGCGGGCAGCCCTCACGGGCTCCCCCACGACGGGGAGCGGGCGAGCCCGTCATGGAACGGCGCGAACTTAACCGCCCCGGCGGCGACGTCGGCGACCTTCGCTTCACATTCATCCGATCGTGTGAGGATTGTCGGATCACTGACGAAAATCCCCCTGCCCGTAACCTGCCGGACCCGGTCCTCCGGAGCGGTCGTACAGTGGCTGGGGGCGCACATCAGTGCATGGTGACGTGGCTCCGGGGACACCCCCCGGCCCTCCGGCACCGCGAGTAGGGAGGCACCCGAGTGAGTGAGCTGCGGTTCGTCCGTCTGGGATTCGGCGAGGAGCGGGTCGATTACCAGGAGGCCTGGCAGAAGCAGCGCGAGGTGCACGCGGCCCGGTTCGAGGACGCCGTCCCCGACACGTGCCTGCTCCTCGAGCACCCGCCCGTCTACACGGCGGGCCGGCGCACCACGGAGAGCGAACGCCCGCTGGACGGGACCCCCGTCATCGACGTCGACCGCGGCGGCAAGATCACCTGGCACGGCCCCGGGCAGCTCGTCGGCTACCCGATCCTGAAGCTTCCCCGCCCGGTGGACGTGGTCGCCCACGTCCGGCGCATCGAGGACGCGCTGATCCTCACCGCCGCCGAGTTCGGCGTGCGGACCAGCCGGGTCGAGGGCCGCAGCGGCGTCTGGGTCCTCGGCGACCCGGTCGAGGACCGCCCCTCGCTCGGCGGGCTCTCGCTCGACTTCGACCCCCGGCTGCACGACGAGGAGTTCGACCCCCGGCTGAACGGTCCCGAGTACGCGCCGTCCAACGCGGGCCAGCGCCGCGAGGACCGCAAGCTGGCCGCGATCGGGATCCGCGTCGCCAAGGGCGTGACCATGCACGGCTTCGCGCTGAACGTGAACCCCGACAACACGTGGTTCGACAGGATCGTGCCCTGCGGGATCCGGGACGCCGGCGTGACCTCGCTCTCGTACGAACTGGGCGAAGAGGTGACGATCGCCGACGTCCTCCCGGTCGCCGAGAAGCACCTGAGGGACGTCCTGGAGAACGCGGAGCCCGCGCCCCGGGTCATCGAGCCGCCGACGACCCCGAGGGCCGCGGCGCCCGCCTGAGGTGCCCGCGCGGGCCCATGGACGGAATAGGGCCCCTCGGCCACAGGTTGGCCATACGCAAGACCGTTCTAACCACGGGCGTACCCTGGTGTTCGCCGAAGAATCCAATGCAGCGAAAGCAAAGGGGTGCCGGAGTGTCCGGTGTCGCACCCGACGGGCGCAAGATGCTGCGCCTGGAGGTCCGAAACAGCCAGACCCCCATCGAGCGCAAGCCCGAGTGGATCAAAACCCGGGCGAAGATGGGCCCCGAGTACACGAAGATGCAGGCGCTCGTGAAGGGCGAAGGCCTGCACACCGTGTGCCAGGAGGCCGGCTGTCCGAACATCTACGAGTGCTGGGAGGACCGCGAGGCGACGTTCCTCATCGGCGGCGACCAGTGCACCCGGCGCTGCGACTTCTGCCAGATCGACACGGGCAAGCCGCAGGCGCTGGACCGCGACGAGCCCCGTCGCGTGGGCGAGTCCGTCGTGACGATGGACCTGAACTACGCCACGATCACCGGCGTCGCGCGCGACGACCTGGAGGACGGCGGCGCCTGGCTGTACGCGGAGACCGTGCGCCAGATCCACGCCCAGACCGCCGGGCGGGAGGGCGGCGCCACCAAGGTGGAGCTGCTCATCCCCGACTTCAACGCGGAGCCCGAGCAGCTCGCCGAGGTCTTCTCCTCGCGCCCCCAGGTGCTCGCGCACAACGTCGAGACGGTCCCGCGCATCTTCAAGCGGATCCGGCCGGGTTTCCGTTACGAGCGCTCCCTCGAGGTCATCACGCGGGCCCGCGAGGCCGGCCTGGTGACGAAGTCCAACCTGATCCTCGGCATGGGCGAGACCCGCGAAGAGGTCAGCGAGGCGCTCCGGGACCTGCACGACGCGGGTTGCGAGCTCATCACGATCACGCAGTACCTCCGCCCCTCCGCGCGGCACCATCCGGTCGAGCGCTGGGTGAAGCCGCACGAGTTCGTGGAGCTGAAGGACGAGGCCGACGCGATCGGTTACTCCGGCGTCATGTCGGGGCCGCTGGTGCGCTCCTCCTACCGCGCGGGACGCCTCTTCCAGCAGGCGATGGAGCGGCGCGGCGCGACCGCCGCCACCCCGTCCGCCGTGTGAATCGGCGCACAAGGGATTACTGAGCAGTAATAGCCGTGACGACGCGGCCCGTACGCCCCCCGCAGGTCGGGGGCCCGTATGGGCCGCGTCGGCGTGCGCGGCGCCGAAATCAGAGTTTCATTGGTGTTTGACCGACCGGTCATGCACTGGTAACACCGAGCAGTGACCCTAGGTACATACGCGGAGGCTCCCGCAGCCGCCGTCGTCATTGCTTCCCGCTACTCAGTGCGCGCCGGGCGCGCGCATCCGCTCCGAGGGGGAACACCCACGATGCACGCAGCACCGGTACGAGCCAACGCCATCCCGACCGTCGCCACCGCGCTCCGCGCGGTCGAGTCGCTGCTGATGAGCAGCGGCCAGCGCACCGCCCGTCGTAACGCCTGGACGGCGGTCCTGGAGGACCGCCGCAGGGCACAGGACCGGGTCGAGGTGGAGCATGTGCTGAAGGCTGTGGCCGACCACCGTTCCTAGGTCACTCCCGGGCCACGTAAACTTCGGTACATGGCGAGGAAGGCACACACCGACGGCGCGGACAGCGCCGAGAACGCAGGGCGGCTCAAGCAGATCGCCCTGACCTACAAGATGACCAGGCGGTCGGACCCCAAGGTGGGTCTCGTCGTCGCGGGTGTGGGAATCATCACCTTCGGTGTGCTCCTCGCCATCGGTTTCCTGATCGGTCACCCGGTCTACGCGGGCATCCTGGGCTTCGTCCTGGCGTTCCTCGCGATGGCGATCATCTTCGGACGGCGCGCCGAGCGCGCGGCCTTCGGTCAGATGGAGGGACAGCCCGGCGCGGCCGCGGCGGTACTGGACCGGGTGGGCCGCGGATGGACCACGACCCCGGCCGTCGCGATGAACCGCAGCCAGGACGTCGTCCACCGGGCGGTCGGCAAGGCCGGCATCGTGCTCGTGGCCGAGGGCAACCCGAACCGGGTGAAGAGCCTGCTGGCCGCCGAGAAGAGGCGGATGGCGCGCATCGTCGTGGACGTACCGGTGCACGACATCATCGTCGGCGACGGCGAGGGCCAGGTGCCGCTCAAGAAGGTGCGCACCACGATGCTGAAGCTCCCGAGGGTCCTGACCGGCCCCCAGGTGACCGCGGCGAACGACCGGCTCCGGGCGATGGGCGACCTGATGAGCAACATGCCGCTGCCCAAGGGCCCGATGCCGAAGGGCATGCGGATGCCGCGCGGCGGAAAGATGCGCTGACCGAGCACATGGAGCGGCCCCGGACGACCGAGTCGTCCGGGGCCGCTCCCGTTGTTACGTCCCGCCGGATCCGTCCGTCGGGTGCCCTCGTCTCGGGTACGGACCTGGACCGTCTCAGATACGGACCTGGACGGCGCGCGCCAGCCTGTCGTGGAGGCCGCGGCTGTCGCGGTCCCAGACGATGGCCGGGATCACCAGGAGGAGCAGCACGCTCCTCAGGACGACCCTGCCGGCGCCGAGCCGTCCGCCGTCCTCGGCGAGGACCCGCAGCCCCAGGATCCGCTTGCCCGGCGTGGAACCCAGGGTTCCGACCGTCAGCAGGCTCATCACGAGGAAGACGCCGAGCGCCCAGTTCCCGGCGGCCTGCTGGTCACCGCGAGCGAGCAGCCCGTATGCGATCACCATGCAGAGGGCCCAGTCGATGAAGAGTGCCCCGAAGCGCCTGCCGAGCGGGGCGATCGACCCCGGGCCCTCCTGGGGGAGACCGAGGCGCTCGCCCCGGTAACCGAAGTCGGCGCCCATCTCCTCGGCCGCCGCGCGCGGCCCCGAGAGCCACGATCCGATTGCTCGCCTGTTGTCCACCCGTCCACGGTACTGCGCCCACGTTTGCGCCTGGCCGGGCGGGGCACGGAACACGTCGCTGAGGTGCCGCCCGCAACCGGGCTGGTTAACTTGTGCGAAACAAATGGGTCATGCTGGAGAAATCCCTTCTGCCTATGGTCGGGTCCAGCGTGTGCCACCGCACTGGCCACACAGACGAGCTGCAACCCCGCCCTTTCCCGGGTCGGGAGTAGGAGGAGTTGGATGTTCCAGAACGCCGACGAAGTCCAGAAGTACATCGCCGACAACGACGTCAAGTTCGTCGACGTCCGGTTCTGCGACCTGCCGGGTGTGATGCAGCACTTCACGATCCCCGCGGCGTCCTTCGACCCGGCCGAGGAACTGGCTTTCGACGGCTCGTCGATCCGCGGCTTCCAGGCGATCCACGAGTCGGACATGGCGCTCCGCGCGGACCTGTCCACGGCCCGTGTCGATCCCTTCCGCCGTGACAAGACGGTGAACGTCAACTTCTTCATCCACGACCCGATCACCGGCGAGCAGTACAGCCGTGACCCGCGGAACGTGGCCAAGAAGGCCGAGGCCTACCTCGCCTCGACCGGCATCGCCGACACGGCGTACTTCGGCCCCGAGGCCGAGTTCTACGTCTTCGACAACGTCCGCTTCCAGACGTCGGCGAACGAGAGCTTCTACCACATCGACTCCGAGGCCGGCGCCTGGAACACCGGTGCGGTCGAGAACAACCGGGGTTACAAGGTCCGCTACAAGGGCGGCTACTTCCCGACCCCGCCGGTCGACCACTTCGCCGACCTGCGCGCCGAGATCTCCATGGAGCTGGACAAGAACGGCCTCCAGGTCGAGCGCCAGCACCACGAGGTCGGCACCGCCGGCCAGGCCGAGATCAACTACAAGTTCAACACGCTGCTCGCCGCGGCCGACGACCTGATGCTCTTCAAGTACATCGTGAAGAACGTCGCCTGGCGCAACGGCAAGACCGCGACCTTCATGCCGAAGCCGATCTTCGGTGACAACGGCTCGGGCATGCACGTCCACCAGTCCCTGTGGTCCGGCGGCTCCCCGCTGTTCTACGACGAGCAGGGCTACGCGGGCCTCTCGGACATGGCGCGCTACTACATCGGCGGCATCCTGAAGCACGCCCCGTCGCTGCTGGCCTTCACCAACCCGACGGTGAACTCCTACCACCGCCTGGTCCCCGGCTTCGAGGCCCCGGTCAACATGGTGTACTCGCAGCGCAACCGCTCCGCCGCGATGCGCATCCCGATCACCGGCTCCAACCCGAAGGCCAAGCGCGTCGAGTTCCGCGCCCCGGACCCGTCCTCGAACCCGTACCTGGCGTTCTCGGCGCTCCTGATGGCCGGCCTGGACGGCGTCAAGAACAAGATCGAGCCCCCGGAGCCGATCGACAAGGACCTCTACGAGCTGGCCCCCGAGGAGCACGCGGGCGTCCAGCAGGTCCCGACCTCGCTCCCGGCGGTCCTCGACGCCCTCGAGGCCGACCACGAGTACCTCCAGGCCGGCGGCGTCTTCACGCCCGACCTGATCGAGACGTGGATCGACTACAAGCGCACGCACGAGATCGCCCCGATCCAGCTGCGCCCGCACCCGCACGAGTTCGAGCTGTACTTCGACCTCTAGGGGTCACGCGCTCCTGAGCAGCCGAAGGGCCGCCGTCCCGCACGGGACGGCGGCCCTTCGGCGTGGCCGGGGCGGCGCTCAGTCCGCCAGCAGGACGCGCAGTTCGGCGACCGCCTCGCGGAGATGGTCCGCGAAGGCGTGCATCTGGCCGGCGACCGTGCGCGGGGTGCTGAGGTAGAGGTTGAAGCGGTCCGGCAGCAGGACGTAGGCGATGCCGATGCAACGGCTGCTCGTCGAGCCGAAGCCGAAGTACTGGATGTTCTCGGACGGCGCCGAGCTGGTGCTCAGGTAGTCGTCCCGCAGGGTGA contains:
- a CDS encoding TIGR01777 family oxidoreductase, producing the protein MLRSRIAVTGSTGLIGAALVRSLRADGHEVVRLVRRPAATGDEVEWDPKRQHVDVAGLVGCDAVVHLAGAGVGDHRWTEEYKREIRDSRVLGTAAVAEAVASLDAPPKVLLSGSAIGFYGDTGDHAVDEGAPPGEGFLPSVCVEWEEATAPAEEAGVRTVHARTGLVVSRHGGAWGRLFPLFKAGLGGRMGNGRQYWSFIALHDHIAALRHILDTETLSGPVNLTGPSPVTNSEVTAAMGRVLRRPTLFTAPAPALKAALGEFSGDVLASQRVLPGQLLDSGFAFAFPGVDDAIRAALR
- a CDS encoding NAD(P)/FAD-dependent oxidoreductase, with translation MIGAHTADHADVVIIGAGIAGLSAAHQLISAGVGVSVLEAATQVGGRMATHDMDGFRLDHLGPLLSSAYPELSTTPGLEGLVLRDFAPGVLVHSEGRQYRAGDVRSARGALRAVRSRPSALRAPLGGAIEQARLGAWLARLATTPESRILTRPDRTAAGTVSARGLSSRVVGGFLHPLLSALLHDPGLTTSSRIADLTLRDYARGRLCVPSGGSATLPELLAAALPPGTVRTGVHVTAADITSVRTKEHGELGCRSLLLATGAGAAAELLPGLRTPAFHPVTVLHHTAAEAPSTGARLLLAADRSGPVSHTAVMSEVDPSRAPHGRALITSTVLGPPPPDLDRSVRAHLATLYGTPTDDWELLASHHDPEAVPAMPPPHDPSRPVRVLAGLYVCGDHRDTSTVQGALRSGRRAASAILADLGVRRPNPDGVGLPAAA
- a CDS encoding regulator → MSERPPQRTPNRRLAALIAEAGFSHAGLARRVDQLGLEHGLDLRYDKTSVTRWLRGQQPRGTTPALIAEVFTRRLGRRLSAQDLGLDACAPVYAGLEFAATPAEAVDIVSGLWRKDSGSHAELRKIAFTPAGLVVPSRDWLIGRADERVGRGDPPDHVGGAAGLPAPRTAAEAHTGRGPHGLLRANGSGTPHAPGGPAPAQPAAGPGIRTGTGGTRGPGPSRPPAPPALGVPRQRQADGAAGQRVGSGDVAALRSVGELFRTLDHAYGGGHARQALVRYLEHEAEPMLRGRYGEAMGRRLFSAAADLTRLAGWTSYDIAAHGLAQRYFVQALRLAQAAGDRAYGAYVLITMSRQAVYLGHGREAVQLARVAQQGVGSAAPPVVMALLHSVEARGHGVLGETRACVAALVRAERALAASRPGDDGPHWARHFDEAQLADEFGHCHRDLQQYRVAVQHAERSLELRAPAYARSRLFCRVVLASARLGLGELDQACLLGAEAAQQAAEMRSVRATEYVRDFERRLEPYRDAVAVRGYRDRVAALG
- the lipB gene encoding lipoyl(octanoyl) transferase LipB is translated as MSELRFVRLGFGEERVDYQEAWQKQREVHAARFEDAVPDTCLLLEHPPVYTAGRRTTESERPLDGTPVIDVDRGGKITWHGPGQLVGYPILKLPRPVDVVAHVRRIEDALILTAAEFGVRTSRVEGRSGVWVLGDPVEDRPSLGGLSLDFDPRLHDEEFDPRLNGPEYAPSNAGQRREDRKLAAIGIRVAKGVTMHGFALNVNPDNTWFDRIVPCGIRDAGVTSLSYELGEEVTIADVLPVAEKHLRDVLENAEPAPRVIEPPTTPRAAAPA
- the lipA gene encoding lipoyl synthase; the protein is MSGVAPDGRKMLRLEVRNSQTPIERKPEWIKTRAKMGPEYTKMQALVKGEGLHTVCQEAGCPNIYECWEDREATFLIGGDQCTRRCDFCQIDTGKPQALDRDEPRRVGESVVTMDLNYATITGVARDDLEDGGAWLYAETVRQIHAQTAGREGGATKVELLIPDFNAEPEQLAEVFSSRPQVLAHNVETVPRIFKRIRPGFRYERSLEVITRAREAGLVTKSNLILGMGETREEVSEALRDLHDAGCELITITQYLRPSARHHPVERWVKPHEFVELKDEADAIGYSGVMSGPLVRSSYRAGRLFQQAMERRGATAATPSAV
- a CDS encoding SCO2195 family GlnR-regulated protein encodes the protein MHAAPVRANAIPTVATALRAVESLLMSSGQRTARRNAWTAVLEDRRRAQDRVEVEHVLKAVADHRS
- a CDS encoding DUF4191 domain-containing protein: MARKAHTDGADSAENAGRLKQIALTYKMTRRSDPKVGLVVAGVGIITFGVLLAIGFLIGHPVYAGILGFVLAFLAMAIIFGRRAERAAFGQMEGQPGAAAAVLDRVGRGWTTTPAVAMNRSQDVVHRAVGKAGIVLVAEGNPNRVKSLLAAEKRRMARIVVDVPVHDIIVGDGEGQVPLKKVRTTMLKLPRVLTGPQVTAANDRLRAMGDLMSNMPLPKGPMPKGMRMPRGGKMR
- a CDS encoding RDD family protein, which gives rise to MDNRRAIGSWLSGPRAAAEEMGADFGYRGERLGLPQEGPGSIAPLGRRFGALFIDWALCMVIAYGLLARGDQQAAGNWALGVFLVMSLLTVGTLGSTPGKRILGLRVLAEDGGRLGAGRVVLRSVLLLLVIPAIVWDRDSRGLHDRLARAVQVRI
- the glnA gene encoding type I glutamate--ammonia ligase; translated protein: MFQNADEVQKYIADNDVKFVDVRFCDLPGVMQHFTIPAASFDPAEELAFDGSSIRGFQAIHESDMALRADLSTARVDPFRRDKTVNVNFFIHDPITGEQYSRDPRNVAKKAEAYLASTGIADTAYFGPEAEFYVFDNVRFQTSANESFYHIDSEAGAWNTGAVENNRGYKVRYKGGYFPTPPVDHFADLRAEISMELDKNGLQVERQHHEVGTAGQAEINYKFNTLLAAADDLMLFKYIVKNVAWRNGKTATFMPKPIFGDNGSGMHVHQSLWSGGSPLFYDEQGYAGLSDMARYYIGGILKHAPSLLAFTNPTVNSYHRLVPGFEAPVNMVYSQRNRSAAMRIPITGSNPKAKRVEFRAPDPSSNPYLAFSALLMAGLDGVKNKIEPPEPIDKDLYELAPEEHAGVQQVPTSLPAVLDALEADHEYLQAGGVFTPDLIETWIDYKRTHEIAPIQLRPHPHEFELYFDL